Genomic window (Eubalaena glacialis isolate mEubGla1 chromosome 6, mEubGla1.1.hap2.+ XY, whole genome shotgun sequence):
CAGAAACAGGGTCAAATAGTTAAGATGGATGGAGgagcaaagaaaaaaactggtCATTGAGTTACTTTAACCTGCTTTTAAAATATACGTAATTTCTGGGTTACTCATTCAGCATTTATCTATGACAATGACCTTAGGAAAGGACAATTACGCTTAAGAAAGTATCCACGCCTAAGTGTATGGGGACCAGGGGTTGTTTTAAACTCTTTGCTTCTCCATGCCAttctttctgatttgatctttccTAAAGAGTGGGAAgcaaagattttgtttttgtttttcaagtaggCGATCTAGAACTCCGAGAGAAAAGAGGAAGTTGGAAAGGTTTTCTGAAAGCAAAAGTTGTAAGAAGGACGCGTTGGAGGACTTGCAGGGGACGCTTTTGGCTAGAACAGAATGAAGTTGGGAAGATCTGGGGAGGAGTAATGAAAGGGACGAGATCAAACTTGGTGAAAACTGAGGGGTGGGAGCGGCGAGGCAGGAGACAGGGCCGGGCGAGGAAGTGGGAGCGCGCGAGTGTGAGGGACACGGGTCTGCCCCGGGTTTGGGGCGGTCGTTCCCACCATTGTCCCCGTGGTTTTCCGCCTGGGGAAACGTTATGAAacatttccttcctctgtgtcattgaacccctccctctttttcgATGGAAGAGCTTCTCAGCTTTTGCTTAGAGACCTATCTAGGTGGAAAGGCTCAACTTTTCTCGCTTTCCTAACGCGGAGGCAGCCTTTTCCCTTCCtcggggaagaggagggaggggtcgGGCAAGGAAAACCGACTGCCTAATTTCTCCACTGTACACTTTCTAGCCCCAGCGATGCCGCCGCTCCCTGGGTGGAAAAGTGGGGTTCCTTGACGTTTGTGCCAAACCTGGCCTACGTCCTGCAGCTGCTAGTAGGTGGAAGAAGGCAAACTGGGCGGGAGTTGATTATTTCTCGAATGCAGAGAATGCGCAGTTCCCTCCCTAGGCTCTGGGGAATTGAACCGCGCGTTACAGATCACCTATTCCGGAAGTGTGAACCCGGGTTCCCACTGAGAAGTCTCTaaggctggggctggagggggtcggggtggggggggggtgggagatgATGGTGGAAGGGGGAAGGGCGAAGGTTTAAAATGCAAACCCATTTTAAAGTCAATGGCCTGGAAAGTGTCTCCTGGCTTCCTCACGCAGGCACGCTTTCTAGGGGACGCGCTGGCCCTATCAAGCTTTCCCGAGAAAAGCTGGGGCGAAGAGAGAGCACGTTGCAGCAAACCGGCCTGTGGCAGGCCAGGGAGATGGAGAGGTGGAGTGGGGTATTTTTCTAGAAAGGGGGGCCCTGGCTCATCTCCCAGATTGAAGAGGCGGGGGCTGGCGGGGGTGGGATGCGGTGAGAGAGGGGGCCGGCGCAGGGACAGCCCCCGGGCAGGGAAGTCTTGGAGAAAAGACTCCGCTCTCCACCCTGACCGTCCCTTTTGGAAACTGCAGCCCCACGCGCGAACTGCGCTCCCGCAAGAGAGGGGCGGCGGGAAGGGACGGCAGTCCGGGAAGACGGCGGGGGGAAAGCGCGGTGGCAGGGAGTACCTTCTCCCAGCAGCAGCCCCAGACGTACAAAGTGCTGCTCACAGCGCCCCTCCTGCGCCTTCCGCCCCCAGACTGACGAGCCAGTGGCGCCGAGCCAGAGCGGaggccgccccctcccccgcccaggcCCGCGGCGCAGAGCGCGGTTTCGCTCCGACTGAGTTCAGGGGGCGGCGTCCCGGGGATAGAAAGGcggccaagagggaggagaaagggggtAAGGGGGGGTGGGCGGAGACATATTCAAAGACTATAAAAAGGCGGCCCGGGCTGCCCCGTTCTTGCACTCGCTGGAAAGCGGCTCAGAGCCTGGGGCCTTTTGCATAGCCAGGGCGCGCAGTAGGGCCGAGAGGACAGAGCCCTGCGCAGAGCGAGGTGCACCGCGACCGAGGCGGAGACCGAAGGGGGGAGCTCCAGGCGCCGACCCTCGTGTGGCCCGTTGCCCCTCTCCCGGAGGCGTCCCAGGGCGCTCCGTGTCTCCGCATCAGCCACCCCGCCGGAGCCTGCTGCGCGGTGCCTCCAGGTCTTCGCTGGAAGAAAAACTTCCCGCGCGCCGGCAGAACTGCAGCGCCTCCTCTCTAGTGACTCCGGGAGCCCCATCTGCGGCTGGCTCTGCGCGCACTTTCCAAGAATCATAGCAATTGTTAATTTTAACAATCCCGAGGCAGGCCAGCGAGGCTCTGAGCTGCGGACCCGAACAATAGCCCCTTCGCTCAGTGCGCGGCGGCGCGCGGTGCCTCCCGGGACTCGGGTGCCGCGAGCGGTCCCCGCGGGGTTCGGAAGGCGCACGGCAGGAGGCGACATGGGGAACACGGCGCGACGGTCTCGCGGCTCGCAGCCTGCGCCCGTGCTGCTGCGGCTGCTGCTCGCCGCGGCCTCCGCGCTGCTGGTCGTGCCGGGCGTGCGCGGGCGCCCCACCGAGGAGGACGAGGAGCTGGTGCTGCTGGCACCGGAGCGCGACCCAGGACACAGGACCACGCACCTCCGCCTGGACGCCTTCGGCCGGCAGCTGCTGCTGGAGCTGCAGCCGGACCGCGGCTTCCTGGCCCCCGGCTTCACGCTCCAGACGGTGGGGCGCAGACCCGGGCCCGACGCGTCGCGTCCTGATCCCGTTGGCGACCTGGCGCACTGCTTCTACTCTGGCACGGTGAACGGCGACCCCAGCTCCGCCGCCGCTCTCAGCCTCTGCGAGGGCGTGCGCGGCGCCTTCTACCTGCAGGGCGAGGAGTACTTCATCCAGCCTGCGCCCGCCGCCGCAGCCGGGGAGGAGCCTCCGGCGCGGCCCCAGTTCCATCTCttgcggcggaggcggcggggcggcggcggcgccagGTGCGGGGTCCTGGACGACGAGACGCAGCTCGCAGGGGGAGCGGGGTCGGAGGGCGAGCACGCCACGGCGCAGGGGCCGCTGCGGGACCGAGCGACACAGCGCACGGGACAACCAACAGGTATCGGTCCcagaagagtggctcccacttgcctcTCCATTCATCTCCCTCTCCCTACCTTCTCTGTGCTGCGCGACTTGAGGGTAGGGTCCTGTTCGCAGACGCGAGCCTATGTCTGCGGACAGGACGGAGACGTGGTGTGGAGGGAATGCGGCTTAAGATTTGGGTTGGTGAACTAACCAAAGCCTGCTGGAGCAGTTAATTCCATTTGCCCTAATAATGAATGATCAAGAGAGGACAGACGTTATCAGTGATTTTTCTGCTCAGGAGAAGCGTTCCGATCCGGAAGGGAGAGGTGGTAACCCAATGCCTCCCACTTTAGTTGCATGTTAGCTTGTGCGACTTCTTTCCAccttgttaatttctttttaacaattGTGCATGTGTCCTTTGGTCGAGTTGCAGCCTGGCGCTTAGTTTTGTAATCGCTGCCTGTTCGCGCACCCTGAGCCCAGAGGAGGGCAGAGATGGAGGGCGGAGGAGGGATAGTGACCTCAGAATGTGCAGCCCGCGAGCCTGGACAGCTGCGCTACGATCCCTGTTCTGCTGGCCTCTGTCCCCTTCCCCCCCTTTAAGAGTCTGACCCCGACCGGCTGGCGGTGGCGGAGCCCCTCCGCAGAACCTGCTTGGGAGGTCTCTGCCCAGCTCGCCCCGCCTCTCCGCgcctccccccagcctcccactTTGCGCTCCCTCTCGCGGCCATAATTCTGGTCGGAAGCACTGTTGAAAGTTAGTCACCGGTGATCCTTCCTGCTCCGCCTTCCCCTGTTTCTCTAAGTTGTGTGCAGTGCTTCCTGTctagttcttttcattctgtcaCTCACTGGGGtgccttgtttctttttttaactttctcacgTGGCTTGTAAAATTTTCCGTTTCTCCCCTGTACGTCCGCTCCTTGAAGCAGTTACGTGGTCAGAGCCCAGCGTAGAACTTCCCTGGGGGCTGGGTCTCAGTCAGGAGTCAGAGGGCTCTTTTGGAAACAATCAGCCGTGGCCCCGTGGTCCGAAGCAGGAACTTATTTCCCTGGGGCGGTGGGAGTGGGGCAGTAGGCTGCTTGGCAGACTGGGTGGTCCTTGTGCCCGGATTTGGCAAGAGCGGAGCACCGCAGGGACCCGTGGAACGAGcgagcagagcagagcaggctgagatTCCTTCAGGCCCGGCCCCTCGGCAGAGgccacagccctgccctgggccttCCACGTGGAGCCCGATGATCTCATTCAGGATTTGATTCCTGGCCTGTGAAAGAGTGACTCAGGGGCTCTGCCTGCTCCCCTAGCTCCAAGATTTTACTACAGCTGGGGAGAATGATTGCGCACACTGCCTTTTTCAGATTGTATGATCTCAGAGAGGACAAAAGAAATcctgcttgaaaaaaaaaaaaaaaaaaaaaagcctgaccCTCCCCCTCTCTCAGAGGAGCCCATGGCCTTTTTTATTTACAGTAaaggagaaaactttaaaaataacattttcagtgaaaagaaatgcaaatatttttgttattgttgctccgggtgtatttttgtattattttctttgactGGTTAGGCTTTCTTTACATACTCTGGGAAGGTAACTATCCTTGGCTAGACTGCCCCTGAACAAACTATCTTTCTTGTGTCTTTACAGGAACGAGAAGCCTAAGAAAGAAGCGATTTGTGTCCAGCCCCCGCTACGTGGAAACTATGCTTGTGGCTGACCAGTCCATGGCAGAGTTCCACGGCAGTGGGCTAAAGCACTACCTTCTCACCTTGTTCTCGGTGGCGGCCCGGTTATACAAACACCCCAGCATTCGGAATTCAGTTAGCCTGGTGGTAGTGAAGATCCTGGTCATCTatgaggaacagaaggggccaGAAGTGACTTCCAACGCTGCCCTCACTCTGCGGAACTTCTGCAACTGGCAAAAGCAACACAACCCGCCCAGTGACCGGGATGCAGAGCACTATGACACTGCGATTCTTTTCACCAGACAGGTGAGGGGAAGACATTGCCAATTATGAGAGTATTCTCTTGGGAATCAGTTTGGTAATAAGCAGACGTATGTAAGGCATTTTACCAATATGTTTgcacttatattttttaattggctaGCATGATTAATCTTCcttattccttttaatattttaatatctcaAGTTTCACAGTCTTTTTTGAATAGCATTAGGGAAGATCTTAAAGTCACACAAAGTACTCCTAAAAGAACTACTCAACAACAATGAATGTAGCTGCCCTCAAGCACATGTGAAGTTACACCCTGCCAAAAAGTTAGATCACAAGGTTCATGCTCTGTCTCTGTTAATAAGGACATACCTTTGCTCCTTGTAGGACCTGTGTGGCGCCCAGACATGTGATACTCTTGGGATGGCAGATGTTGGAACTGTATGTGATCCCAGCAGAAGCTGCTCGGTCATAGAGGATGATGGCTTACAAGCTGCCTTCACCACAGCCCACGAATTAGGTAAGTCTGTTTTAGAGTGAGAGTTAGCCCAATTCATGAATTCAAATTGATAAACTATGTATTAATTTAAGAGGGAGAGTCTGCAGGTTATATTGCTATTTTAGGTGCCAGACCTCCCTAGAAactgcagaaaatatttttccactcTTCTCCACATGGTCATTTTTATCAGAATTCAAAATAAGATAGTGGGAGCTATGGACACATTTGGAAATTTACATGTTTGTTTACACCCTGTGAAAAGTAGACATTGTCTTTAAAATAGATTATCTCCAAAACACATTTCTTCCTCTAGAAATATCGCTTTGAGATAAATGAATCCCTGTTGGGGAAAATAAATGCTGTAAATGACCTGTATTTTAATGTGGGTTTCGGATGTCTTCTTAGGCCATGTGTTTAACATGCCCCATGATGATGCAAAGCAATGTGCCAGCATTAATGGTGTCAACCGGGATTCCCACATGATGGCGTCAATGCTTTCCAATTTGGACCGCAGCCAGCCCTGGTCTCCTTGCAGTGCTTACATGATTACATCATTTCTGGATAATGGTCATGGTAAGATGCTCCAGCTTCTCTTTCTAGATGTTATCCAACCATCCACATGTAGGGTACTAGTGAAAccagctctttctttctcttctgttctttttattttttccctccttcAAAATGACTTTCATTGTCAACCGCATGCATTTTTAGATCTTAATTTCCAGTAAAAGATAGTGCTTCTGGTCAGGTAGCTCCCAGAGTACATTAACTTGAGTTTTTAGCAGAACAATGATTTCCTGTCATTGTTAATGCAGAAATATCCCATGGAGAATAATGTCTTAATGGTAATTTAAATCTCTCTGgcattttccccccaaactctTCAGCTTTCAAATCGCTTTGCTATATATTATCGCTTTTGGTGAGTATTTTCTGAAACTGATCTACCCCCTGCATGCTTTAATTTGCTATTTCTTAATATTCACTGGCATTTTTCCTTGCAGGCGAATGTTTGATGGACAAGCCCCAGAGCCCCATACAGCTCCCCTCTGATCTCCCCGGGACCTTGTACGATGCCAACCGGCAGTGCCAGTTTACATTTGGGGACGAGTCCAAACACTGCCCGGACGCGGCCAGCACGTGCACGACGCTCTGGTGCACGGGCACCTCTGGCGGATTGCTGGTGTGCCAGACCAAACACTTCCCCTGGGCCGACGGCACCAGCTGTGGAGAAGGGAAATGGTGTGTCAACGGCAAGTGCGTGAACAAGACTGACAAGAAGCATTTTGATGTGAGTTTTCCACTGCAACACACGCTCCTTTAAAATTCAGAATTGAAAGAGACCAAGCGATGCTAAAACATTAGATACCACGTTAGCATCCCGACCTGTGGGCTCTCGCAGGGATACAGGATAGAGTCGTATTATTGATTCTTTGTCCCATGtctttctcttctatttcctgAAAAGTCCTCCATAGAGGTTTCTAACGCTGATCATTTGTGTCTCCATTTAGACTCCTGTTCACGGAAGCTGGGGGCCGTGGGGGCCCTGGGGAGACTGTTCAAGAACGTGTGGTGGAGGAGTTCAGTATACGATGAGGGAGTGCGACAACCCGGTCCCGAAGAACGGAGGGAAGTACTGCGAGGGCAAGCGCGTGCGCTACAGGTCCTGCAATATTGAGGACTGTCCGGAGAATAATGGTGAGTAGAGAGAAGGTGAAAAGGATGCGCTGCAAACGGGTGGTTGAAAATCGGAAACGGATAAAATCATTGTCTCCTCTTTCCAGGAAAAACCTTTAGAGAGGAACAGTGTGAGGCACACAATGAATTCTCCAAAGCTTCCTTTGGGAGCGGGCCCGCGGTGGAGTGGACACCCAAGTATGCAGGAGTCTCACCCAAGGACAGGTGCAAGCTCATCTGTCAAGCCAAAGGCATTGGCTACTTCTTCGTTTTGCAGCCCAAGGTAGTGACTTTTCTTCAGACTTTTTGCCTAAGAAACAAGGCCTTAGCTTGCTCCCTTTTCATGCCAGCTCTGTTGTACtttctttaatttatatatatatacatatacatatatatatatataaagctgagctttttatttatttatttattatttatggctgtgttgggtcttcgttgctgcgcgcgggctctctctagttgcagcgtgcaggggccactcttcgtggcgttgcgcgggtttctcattgcggtggcttctcttgttgcggagcacgggctctaggcgcgagagcttcagtagttgtggcatgcgggtttcagtagttgtggctcgcaggctgtagagtgcaggctcagtagttgtggcgcacgagcttagttgctccgcggcatgtgggatcttcccggaccagggctcgaacccatgtcccctgcattgtcaggcggattcttaaccactgcgccaccagggaagccctaatttatATATTAACGTGTTCAATTTCAAGCTAGAACTGCTTTGCTTCTAGATACATTGGCAACTGCTTGCTTTGAGTTTGGTTCTGTTTTGGGTTATGAATGAAGCTTGAATCCAGCGCTTATGATTCTTGCAATGGTTTATTATTACTCCTAGATGCGAAAAAAAAGCCCTTTATGCATGGTTAGGTAAATTACGTGTTAACGTGGAAACCATCCAGTGGTTTTGGAAAATAGTTCAGGTGTGGCCCGAAGTACTTGCTACTGGGTGACTAGCAGTAGTATGGTAAATGGACTTATTAAAATGAAAGTCTGAGCATTGAGAACTCTTGTGTTTGAGAACATATGCTGAACTAATGGAAGCATTGTTTTGCTGAGGAGATAAATCTGGCTCTGAGGTAGAAAATGGAATTGAATTCGGTTGAAATTATCATGTGTCATTATCACTGTAGGCTATGAAAATAGTCTCCAGTTGCAGATTCAACATTCAAGTGAATGTTATTGCCAGGTAGCATTCTAGATAgtggggatacagcagtaaacaaattGACAAAAAGCTCTGCTTTTGTTGACCTTAGCTAAAAGTGAGATAGGATACAAATAAtcaaaaaatttataatattttcagatggaaaaaaaagcCAAGGAGAAGGATAGTGTGTGCCGTGTTATAGAGTACTATTTTAATTTTGGTAGTCAGGAAAGCAAACATGTAATGTTAACGAAGGAAACTTTCAGAACTATCCTTGCATCATCTCTTGCCCTTGTTATTGTGTGACACCAGGTACGTGCCCTTCCTTTTTCAGGTGGTAGATGGCACTCCATGTAGCCCAGATTCCACCTCTGTCTGCGTGCAAGGACAGTGTGTAAAAGCTGGTTGTGATCGCATCATAGACTCCAAAAAGAAGTTCGATAAATGTGGCATTTGTGGAGGAAATGGATCTACATGCAAGAAAATATCAGGATCAGTTACTAGTGCAAAGTAAGTGTTAAAATGCCATACTCCCGAAGGTCTTATCATTTCGATGTAACTTTTTACAGGTCTGGTAAAAATTACATTCTTAAGTGATTACCTGATGTTTCAAGCTAAGTATTGATGATATGATTAGCCGGTGAAGGAGAgatttttatatctgttttccTTGTCTGCAGACCTGGCTACCACGATATCGTCACAATTCCAACCGGAGCCACAAACATTGAAGTGAAACAACGGAATCAGAGGGGATCCAGAAATAATGGAAGCTACCTTGCCATCAAAGCTGCCGATGGCACATATATCCTGAATGGCGACTTCACTTTGTCCACTTTAGAGCAAGACATCACGTACAAAGGTAGTGTCTTGAGATACAGTGGCTCCTCGGCAGCATTGGAAAGAATTAGAAGCTTTAGCCCTCTCAAGGAGCCCTTAACCATCCAAGTCCTGACAGTGGGCAATGCCCTTCGACCGAAAATTAAATACACCTATTTcgtgaagaagaagaaggaatctTTCAACGCCATCCCTACTTTCTCCGAATGGGTCATTGAAGAGTGGGGCGAATGTTCCAAGTCATGTGGACAGGGTGTGCAGAGAAGGCTGGTGGAGTGCCGAGACATCAACGGGCAGCCCGCCTCAGAGTGTGCCAAGGAAGTGAAGCCAGCCAGCACCAGACCTTGTGCGGACCTGCCTTGCCCCCTCTGGCAGCTGGGGGATTGGTCGCCATGTTCCAAGACTTGCGGGAAGGGTTACAAAAAGAGAACCTTGCAGTGTCTGTCCCACGATGGGGGTGTGTTGTCTCACGAGAGCTGCGATCCTTTAAAGAAACCTAAACATTACATAGACTTTTGCACAATGGCAGAATGCAGTTAAGCAGGGGCGGTGTTGAGGGAAAAGGGCAGTGGGGAAGGGCTGATGCACTGAAATCAAGAAGGCTGGAGGAATCCAGTGCACCTTGCCGGTGATCAATGAGGTGTGCCGATGAGTTGGTAGGTAGAAAAGAAGTTAGATCATCAGAATTTCCTGCCAGTTACAAAATTGATAGGGTAGTTTATGAGGATCATTAATAGCTGACCAATAAGATAGCATGAGAAAGCCCCAGGGcgttattatttcttttgttaaGTCTGTGacaaatttttacaaaaatagaaacaattgtCAAAGTAAGTTTAAGAAATATTACAATCCCTGTTTCCTGGTACTGATGAAATACTTTGTATCTTGGAGGTTGGGAAATGAAAAGCAGGAGGAAGATGAGATTTTTGCTTTAAGATGTGGCTTACTTTACCTCACTACCTATGGAGGGAGAAAGGAATACACATAGGATCTTTGACCATCACTGTTCCTGACTGCTGTGGTTTCAGAGAATGTTTATGCCATCTCTTCTACTGAGAGTTAAGAATTCAGGACTGTCCAGCATAAGAAATGCTTAGCACCGTCCAGTGACTCAAATGACTCCATCTTTCCTCTCTTGTGCCGTTATTGTGTCTTTATTTGTGAATTCATTTTGATGAAGAAACAACTCCATGTATTTGTAAAAACAGCATTAAGTCTACAAGGGGAAGAAAAGCAGTGATGTATCAGATGCTGGTAAAAGCTAGGGCAGGCCCGTTGATCTGGGTACCTCCTACATTTCTTTCCTCCTGATGTAAGCCTAATTAAGGAATAtggatgtgaaaaaaaaacaaaaaacagtttgtGTCTGAAGAAAGTCAGTAAGATCACACAAAAAGAATGTAATGCCAGAACAAGAATGGGGTGTGTACAACAGGGTCCCCAGTGTTTGGGGACATTGAGATCACACGTCTCGCGGTGGGGAGGCTACTGAGGGGTAGCGGGTCCATCCCCAGCAGCTGGTCCAACAGTCATATCCTGGTGAATGTCTGTTCAGCTCTTCTACTATGAAAGAGAATGACTTTTTTCCATATGTATATAGTAAAATATGTTACTATAAATTCTATGTACTTTATAAGTATTGGTTTGTGTGTTCCTTCTAAGAAGGACTATAGTTTGTAATAAATGCCTataataacatatttatttttatacatttctttctAATGATAAAACTTTTAAGTTATATCGCTTTTGTAAAAGGTCATATAAAAATAGAGTATTTATACAATATATGttactagaaataataaaaggACACTTTTTGAAcatgtgtctattttttttaatgggaattaATTCCTGGGTAGGAAATCTGAAACACAGAtattgaatttttgtttgttttgttttgttttaaaaatgtctggtttattatttttttaacactgataaaaatgtttcattgcatacatttttttaaacatctttattggagtataattgctttacaatagtgtgttaatttctgctttataacaaagtgaatcagctatacatatacatatatccccaaatctcctccctcttgggtctccctcctaccctccctatcccacccctctaggtggacacaaagcaccgagctgatctccctgtactatgcggctgcttcccactatctattttacatttggtagtgtatatatgtccatgccactctctcccttcgtcccagcttacccttctccctccccgtgtcctcaagtccattctctacgtctgcgtctttcttcctgtcctgcccctaggttcttcagaacctttttttttttttttttttttaggttccatatatatgtgttactatacggtatttgtttttctctttctgacttacttcactctgtatgacagactctaggtccattcaccccactacaaataactcaatttcgtttctttttatggctgagtaatattccattgtatatatgtgccacatcttctttatccattcatctgtcgatggaacaGATATTGAATTTGAAGagagaatattttcttcaattctttGGAAGTATGATTTCAttctaatgaaattattttatgtatcctTGGGGTATGTGATtgctacaaagaaagaaatctattATATCTTTGGTGATAGATAGGTTTGTTACGAATGTAATAATATACACCAGTGGTTggccaactttttctgtaaagagccaagtAGTAAATCGGTTCTGTGGGTCATAccatctctgtcacaactattcaacaGTGCTGTTGTAGCATGAAAACAGCAATAGACAATACATAGATGAATGGGCATGGtggtgttctaataaaactttatttatgaaacagTGGGCCAGATTTGTTCTGTGGgcatagtttgccaacctctgatgtataacatataaaatgaaaaaagatgggATTCTGGATGCATTTTGAATTCGTATCTCTTCCTCAATTATATCACGTAAGTAAAATTTTGTGAAAGTATTTAAGCTAATGAGTAGAAAACGATGCCTCATAAATTACATTTGGGATAGACATGCTTGGTGAGCCAAGCCTTCCAAATGTTTCATGTGCTCTTCAGGAATACACGGGGTGTTTTGGAGAAACCTCGGAATACCCAGGCCACCCTCTCGGTAGCCTTTTGtaagtcactctatttttaatACTAAATGGTACATCAGTGACTTTAAAAGTTCAGACCGCTTCCAATGTAACTACATTTCTCTCAGGAAATAGCTTATTTGCTAGAAGACTCGGATTATGTGGTTAACCACAGACATTTCCAACTTtatattttcatcctttttttcacCCTCCTTTCTCAAGTAGTTCTATATAATATGCTAATTTCAGATTCCAACGATAATTCTAATTTGCCCTCAGAATTTCTCAGTGTTCTTCCCCTAAGCAGTTGAATTTAAGA
Coding sequences:
- the ADAMTS1 gene encoding A disintegrin and metalloproteinase with thrombospondin motifs 1: MGNTARRSRGSQPAPVLLRLLLAAASALLVVPGVRGRPTEEDEELVLLAPERDPGHRTTHLRLDAFGRQLLLELQPDRGFLAPGFTLQTVGRRPGPDASRPDPVGDLAHCFYSGTVNGDPSSAAALSLCEGVRGAFYLQGEEYFIQPAPAAAAGEEPPARPQFHLLRRRRRGGGGARCGVLDDETQLAGGAGSEGEHATAQGPLRDRATQRTGQPTGTRSLRKKRFVSSPRYVETMLVADQSMAEFHGSGLKHYLLTLFSVAARLYKHPSIRNSVSLVVVKILVIYEEQKGPEVTSNAALTLRNFCNWQKQHNPPSDRDAEHYDTAILFTRQDLCGAQTCDTLGMADVGTVCDPSRSCSVIEDDGLQAAFTTAHELGHVFNMPHDDAKQCASINGVNRDSHMMASMLSNLDRSQPWSPCSAYMITSFLDNGHGECLMDKPQSPIQLPSDLPGTLYDANRQCQFTFGDESKHCPDAASTCTTLWCTGTSGGLLVCQTKHFPWADGTSCGEGKWCVNGKCVNKTDKKHFDTPVHGSWGPWGPWGDCSRTCGGGVQYTMRECDNPVPKNGGKYCEGKRVRYRSCNIEDCPENNGKTFREEQCEAHNEFSKASFGSGPAVEWTPKYAGVSPKDRCKLICQAKGIGYFFVLQPKVVDGTPCSPDSTSVCVQGQCVKAGCDRIIDSKKKFDKCGICGGNGSTCKKISGSVTSAKPGYHDIVTIPTGATNIEVKQRNQRGSRNNGSYLAIKAADGTYILNGDFTLSTLEQDITYKGSVLRYSGSSAALERIRSFSPLKEPLTIQVLTVGNALRPKIKYTYFVKKKKESFNAIPTFSEWVIEEWGECSKSCGQGVQRRLVECRDINGQPASECAKEVKPASTRPCADLPCPLWQLGDWSPCSKTCGKGYKKRTLQCLSHDGGVLSHESCDPLKKPKHYIDFCTMAECS